The Hymenobacter sp. 5317J-9 genome has a window encoding:
- a CDS encoding Do family serine endopeptidase produces the protein MQAKQMMLGLLGSAILGGGVAVGGYKLLEPAPVAPQAVAANPQVRYTSEMRSTPYVVPEGLNFVAAAAAVTPAVVHVMTEYAAEPAQRQQQMDPFLRQFFGDQFDQFQQQPRGGGQGSGSGVIIAANGYIVTNNHVIDKASKIEVVLDDKRKFDAELVGADPNTDLAVLKVKADNLPFVKYGNSDDVKVGQWVLAVGNPFNLNSTVTAGIISAKGRNIGILNRKDNMGLESFIQTDAVVNPGNSGGALVNLNGDLIGINSAIASHTGSYEGYSFAIPSSLASKVVDDLLKYKVVQRALLGVQIQEVDAKLASEKKLNTLNGVYVQGLSENSAAAAAGLKTGDIITQINGVNVNTSSQLQEQVARFRPGDKIKVSYLRGSSTGTTEAILRNSTGTTGVVREDAVASIKYEGATISAVPARDLAKLGLEGGAKISGIKGSNLRETGMADGFIITRIDKSQVTKPSDVKNILDQARNGGGVLVEGVYPDGRKAYYPIGAE, from the coding sequence TGCAAGCAAAACAAATGATGCTCGGCCTGCTCGGTTCCGCCATTTTGGGCGGCGGCGTGGCCGTGGGGGGGTACAAGCTGCTGGAGCCCGCCCCCGTGGCGCCCCAGGCTGTAGCCGCCAACCCCCAGGTGCGTTACACGTCCGAGATGCGGAGCACGCCCTACGTCGTGCCCGAAGGCTTGAACTTCGTAGCCGCCGCCGCCGCCGTGACCCCGGCCGTGGTGCACGTAATGACCGAATATGCTGCCGAGCCCGCCCAGCGCCAGCAGCAGATGGACCCCTTCCTGCGCCAGTTCTTTGGCGACCAGTTTGACCAGTTTCAGCAGCAGCCGCGCGGCGGCGGCCAGGGCTCCGGCTCGGGCGTCATCATCGCCGCCAATGGCTACATCGTGACCAACAACCACGTCATCGACAAAGCCTCCAAGATTGAGGTGGTGCTCGACGACAAGCGCAAGTTCGACGCCGAGCTGGTGGGCGCCGACCCCAACACCGACCTGGCCGTGCTGAAGGTGAAAGCCGACAACCTGCCCTTCGTGAAGTACGGCAACTCCGACGACGTGAAAGTGGGCCAGTGGGTGCTCGCGGTGGGTAACCCCTTCAACCTGAACTCGACCGTGACGGCCGGCATTATCTCCGCCAAGGGCCGCAACATTGGCATCCTGAACCGCAAGGATAACATGGGCCTCGAGTCGTTCATCCAGACCGATGCCGTGGTGAACCCCGGCAACTCGGGCGGCGCCCTTGTCAACCTCAACGGCGACCTCATCGGCATCAACTCGGCCATTGCCTCGCACACCGGCAGCTACGAAGGCTACTCTTTTGCCATTCCCAGCTCGCTGGCCAGCAAAGTGGTCGACGACCTGCTGAAGTATAAGGTAGTGCAGCGGGCCCTGCTGGGCGTGCAAATCCAGGAAGTGGATGCCAAGCTGGCTTCGGAGAAAAAACTGAACACTCTGAACGGCGTGTACGTGCAGGGCCTGAGCGAGAACAGCGCCGCCGCCGCCGCCGGCTTGAAAACGGGCGACATCATCACCCAAATCAATGGCGTGAACGTGAACACCTCTTCGCAGTTGCAGGAGCAAGTGGCCCGCTTCCGTCCTGGCGATAAGATTAAGGTGAGCTACCTGCGTGGCAGCAGTACCGGCACCACCGAGGCCATTCTGCGCAATTCGACCGGCACCACCGGCGTGGTGCGCGAAGACGCCGTAGCGTCCATCAAGTACGAGGGTGCCACTATCTCGGCGGTGCCCGCCCGCGACCTGGCCAAGCTCGGTTTGGAAGGCGGCGCCAAAATCAGCGGCATCAAGGGCAGCAACCTGCGCGAGACGGGCATGGCCGACGGCTTCATCATCACCCGCATTGATAAGAGCCAGGTGACCAAGCCGTCGGATGTGAAAAACATTCTCGACCAGGCCCGCAACGGTGGCGGCGTGCTGGTGGAGGGCGTGTATCCGGACGGCCGCAAGGCCTACTACCCCATCGGAGCCGAATAA
- a CDS encoding AAA family ATPase: MENVINTLYIQNFKSIRSAVLHPRRVNLIIGQPNVGKSTVLEAMSLLGGFPYGKKKKFMGSFVRYEKSAHLFHDGVLTQPLRVETDRDICLLGHDAQSKRFRYGVFSQAAYRLLRAQMGLPLLEGRNKARSSDDALLLERLYPHLTTASPLPEPGFLYTEFDRHGAMDRPGEDGHYVASTPAWQPRAVKAYRYKSGGRIDRRHVEASLRPPYGNNLVQVLEQHADLRQEFAGLFAERGLRLRVRPDAGRFEVMKEIDGLSFAYPYSSSGDTLQRFGFYLAAMESNRNTVILLEEPEAHSYPQYVSQLAERIATQQENQFFVTTHNPHFFSEVLENMVPYENRVPELAVFVAYYKDFQTKVRQLSDEEVRGLRRDSLEVFNNLGDLEQERVALRKVG; this comes from the coding sequence ATGGAAAACGTCATTAACACCCTCTATATCCAGAATTTCAAGTCGATTCGGAGCGCCGTGTTGCACCCGCGGCGCGTCAACCTTATCATTGGCCAGCCCAATGTGGGAAAATCGACGGTGCTGGAAGCCATGAGTTTGTTGGGTGGTTTTCCGTACGGGAAGAAGAAAAAATTCATGGGCAGTTTTGTGCGCTACGAAAAGTCCGCGCACCTGTTCCACGACGGCGTGCTGACGCAGCCGCTGCGCGTGGAAACCGACCGTGACATCTGCCTGCTGGGCCACGACGCTCAAAGCAAACGATTCCGGTACGGCGTGTTCAGCCAGGCGGCCTACCGCTTGCTGCGCGCCCAGATGGGCCTGCCCTTGCTGGAAGGCCGCAACAAAGCTCGCTCCAGCGACGACGCTTTGCTGCTGGAGCGCCTTTACCCGCACCTGACCACGGCGTCGCCCCTGCCCGAGCCGGGCTTTCTCTACACCGAGTTTGACCGCCACGGCGCCATGGACCGGCCCGGCGAAGACGGCCATTACGTGGCCTCGACGCCGGCCTGGCAGCCCCGCGCCGTGAAGGCGTACCGCTACAAGTCCGGCGGCCGCATCGACCGGCGGCATGTGGAAGCTTCGCTGCGCCCGCCCTACGGCAACAACTTGGTGCAGGTGCTGGAGCAGCACGCCGACCTGCGCCAGGAGTTTGCCGGATTGTTTGCGGAACGTGGCCTGCGCCTGCGGGTGCGCCCCGACGCCGGCCGCTTCGAGGTGATGAAAGAAATTGACGGGCTGAGCTTTGCCTACCCGTATTCGAGCAGTGGCGATACGCTGCAGCGCTTCGGCTTCTACCTCGCGGCCATGGAGTCGAACCGCAACACGGTGATTCTGCTGGAAGAGCCGGAGGCCCATTCTTATCCGCAGTACGTGTCGCAACTGGCCGAGCGCATTGCCACGCAGCAGGAAAACCAGTTTTTTGTGACCACCCATAACCCTCACTTCTTCAGCGAAGTGCTGGAAAACATGGTACCTTACGAAAACCGCGTGCCCGAGCTAGCCGTGTTTGTGGCCTACTACAAAGACTTTCAAACCAAGGTGCGGCAGCTGTCCGATGAGGAAGTACGTGGCCTGCGCCGCGACAGCCTGGAGGTTTTCAACAACCTAGGCGACTTGGAGCAGGAGCGCGTGGCCCTGCGCAAAGTGGGGTAG
- a CDS encoding aldehyde dehydrogenase family protein produces the protein MKQALEEATAPDVTVAHPHEDPHGIQDVLRQLGVASENAAYSTGRQWGGSANAERRTVTAPADGRRIASVAFATLEDYDTVIKTAQEAFQTWRLVPAPKRGEIVRQIGNKLREYKEPLGKLVSAEMGKILQEGLGEVQEMIDICDFAVGLSRQLHGFTMHSERPAHRMYEQYHPLGLMGIISAFNFPVAVWSWNAMLAAVCGDVSIWKPSEKTPLTAVAVQHIIREVLEENDIPEGVFNLIVGGADIGAAMAADKRVPLVSATGSTRMGRKVGEVVGARLGRALLELGGNNAIIVTKNADLDIAIRAIVFGAVGTAGQRCTSTRRVIIEDSVFEEVKSRLLATYPKLPIGHPLQEGTLVGPLIDADAVKMFSEALEKVQAEGGKLLTGGQVLSGAELHGGHYVQPALVEVENHYHTVQEETFAPILYLIKYSGGVEKAIELQNDVRQGLSSSIFTLNMREAEAFLAAAGSDCGIANVNIGTSGAEIGGAFGGEKETGGGRESGSDAWKVYMRRQTNTINYSTELPLAQGIKFDI, from the coding sequence ATGAAGCAAGCCCTCGAAGAAGCCACCGCGCCCGACGTAACCGTGGCCCACCCGCACGAAGACCCCCACGGCATTCAGGACGTGCTGCGCCAGCTGGGCGTGGCTTCCGAAAACGCCGCCTACAGCACCGGCCGCCAGTGGGGTGGCAGTGCCAATGCCGAGCGCCGCACCGTCACGGCGCCGGCCGACGGCCGCCGCATTGCCAGCGTGGCCTTCGCCACCCTCGAAGACTACGATACCGTCATCAAAACCGCGCAGGAAGCCTTCCAGACCTGGCGCCTGGTGCCCGCCCCCAAGCGCGGCGAAATCGTGCGCCAGATTGGCAACAAGCTGCGCGAATACAAGGAGCCCCTGGGCAAGCTGGTGAGCGCCGAGATGGGTAAAATCCTGCAGGAAGGCTTGGGCGAAGTGCAGGAGATGATTGACATCTGCGACTTTGCGGTGGGCCTTTCGCGCCAGCTGCACGGCTTCACCATGCACTCGGAGCGCCCGGCGCACCGCATGTACGAGCAGTACCACCCGCTGGGCCTGATGGGCATCATTTCGGCCTTCAACTTCCCGGTGGCCGTGTGGAGCTGGAACGCCATGCTAGCCGCCGTGTGCGGCGACGTGAGCATCTGGAAGCCCTCGGAGAAAACGCCCCTCACGGCCGTGGCCGTGCAGCACATCATCCGCGAGGTGCTGGAAGAAAACGACATTCCCGAAGGCGTGTTCAACCTGATTGTGGGCGGGGCCGACATCGGCGCCGCCATGGCCGCCGATAAGCGCGTGCCGCTGGTGTCGGCCACGGGCAGCACCCGCATGGGGCGCAAAGTAGGGGAGGTAGTGGGCGCCCGCCTGGGCCGCGCCCTGCTGGAGTTGGGCGGCAATAACGCCATCATCGTGACCAAAAACGCCGACCTCGACATTGCCATTCGCGCCATCGTGTTTGGGGCGGTGGGCACGGCCGGGCAGCGCTGCACCAGCACCCGCCGCGTCATCATCGAAGACAGCGTGTTTGAGGAAGTGAAAAGCCGTCTGCTGGCCACCTACCCCAAGCTGCCCATCGGCCACCCGCTGCAGGAGGGCACCCTGGTGGGCCCGCTCATCGACGCCGATGCCGTGAAGATGTTCAGCGAAGCCCTGGAGAAGGTGCAGGCCGAAGGCGGCAAATTGCTCACCGGCGGCCAGGTGCTGAGCGGCGCCGAGCTGCACGGCGGCCACTACGTGCAGCCCGCGCTGGTGGAAGTCGAAAACCACTACCACACGGTGCAGGAAGAAACCTTCGCGCCCATTCTCTACCTCATCAAGTACAGCGGTGGCGTAGAGAAGGCCATTGAGCTGCAAAACGACGTGCGACAGGGCCTGTCCAGCAGCATCTTCACCCTGAATATGCGCGAGGCCGAAGCCTTCCTGGCTGCCGCTGGTTCCGACTGCGGCATTGCCAACGTGAACATCGGCACGAGCGGGGCCGAAATCGGCGGCGCGTTCGGCGGCGAGAAGGAAACCGGCGGTGGCCGCGAGTCCGGCTCCGACGCCTGGAAAGTGTACATGCGCCGCCAGACCAACACCATCAACTACAGCACCGAGCTGCCGCTGGCCCAAGGCATCAAGTTCGATATCTAA
- a CDS encoding glycosyltransferase family 2 protein, with protein MKLSVVIPAYNEEESLGETLRTLHAALAAEGIEHEIVVTNDNSKDNTLGALEALAREIPTLTYYTNAGPNGFGYAVRYGLERYTGECVAVMMADLSDDPADLVRYYRTMVAGNYDCVFGSRWIKGGRVVDYPAHKKTLNRVANAIVKTLFRLKYNDCTNAFKLYRRHTMDGLKPFLSPHFNLTLELPLKAIVRGYSYAVVPNSWTNRKYGESKLKIKEMGSRYFFIMMYCLIEKYFSRGDFRKKEA; from the coding sequence ATGAAGCTAAGCGTCGTCATTCCGGCCTACAACGAGGAGGAGAGCCTCGGCGAAACGCTGCGCACGCTGCACGCGGCGCTGGCGGCCGAAGGCATCGAGCACGAAATCGTCGTCACCAACGACAACAGCAAGGACAACACCCTGGGCGCGCTCGAAGCCCTGGCGCGGGAAATCCCCACGCTGACGTATTACACCAACGCCGGCCCCAACGGCTTCGGCTACGCCGTGCGCTACGGCCTCGAGCGCTACACGGGCGAGTGCGTGGCCGTGATGATGGCCGACCTCTCGGACGACCCGGCCGATTTGGTGCGCTACTACCGCACGATGGTGGCGGGCAATTACGACTGCGTCTTCGGCTCGCGCTGGATAAAGGGGGGCCGGGTGGTGGACTACCCGGCCCACAAAAAGACGCTCAACCGCGTGGCGAATGCCATCGTCAAGACCCTGTTCCGGCTCAAGTACAACGACTGCACCAACGCCTTCAAGCTCTACCGCCGCCACACCATGGACGGGCTCAAGCCCTTCCTCTCGCCCCACTTCAACCTCACGCTCGAGCTGCCGCTGAAGGCCATCGTGCGGGGCTACTCCTACGCCGTGGTGCCCAACTCCTGGACCAACCGCAAGTACGGCGAGAGCAAGCTCAAAATCAAGGAGATGGGCTCGCGCTATTTCTTCATCATGATGTACTGCCTCATCGAGAAATATTTCTCAAGGGGTGATTTCCGGAAGAAAGAAGCCTGA
- a CDS encoding NAD-dependent epimerase/dehydratase family protein — translation MKIALITGAGGLIGSEAVEFFADKFDLVVGIDNNLRSYFFGEQASTDWNRARLQNTFANYRHHAADIRDVEALGDLFREYGADIALVVHTAAQPSHDWAAREPFTDFTVNANGTLNLLEMTRQHCPEAVFIFTSTNKVYGDNPNFLPLVELETRWEIDEAHPYFQHGIDEQMSIDHTTHSLFGASKVAADVLVQEYGRYFGMKTAVFRGGCLTGPRHSGAQLHGFLSYLMKCALTGQHYTVFGYKGKQVRDNIHSHDLVNMFWHFYQAPRPGGQVYNAGGGRFANCSMQEAIALCETITGNTMSYSYSEQNRVGDHIWYVSDVRRFEQHYPTWRFEYGLTATLTQIFNELRERQPA, via the coding sequence ATGAAAATCGCACTCATCACGGGGGCCGGGGGCCTGATAGGGTCGGAAGCGGTGGAGTTCTTCGCCGACAAGTTCGACCTGGTGGTCGGCATCGACAACAACCTGCGAAGCTACTTCTTCGGCGAGCAGGCCAGCACCGACTGGAACCGGGCCCGGTTGCAGAACACGTTCGCCAACTACCGCCACCACGCGGCCGACATCCGCGACGTGGAAGCCCTCGGCGACCTCTTCCGCGAGTACGGCGCCGACATTGCCCTGGTGGTGCACACGGCCGCCCAGCCCAGCCACGACTGGGCCGCGCGCGAGCCCTTCACCGACTTCACCGTCAACGCCAACGGCACGCTCAACCTGCTGGAAATGACCCGGCAGCACTGCCCGGAGGCCGTCTTCATCTTCACCTCCACCAACAAGGTGTACGGCGACAACCCGAACTTCCTGCCGCTGGTGGAGCTCGAAACCCGCTGGGAGATTGACGAAGCGCACCCGTATTTCCAGCACGGCATCGACGAGCAGATGAGCATCGACCACACCACGCACTCCTTGTTCGGGGCCAGCAAGGTGGCGGCCGACGTGCTGGTGCAGGAGTACGGCCGCTACTTCGGCATGAAGACGGCCGTCTTCCGCGGGGGCTGCCTCACGGGGCCGCGCCACTCCGGGGCGCAGCTGCACGGCTTTTTGTCGTATTTGATGAAGTGCGCCCTCACCGGGCAGCACTACACCGTCTTCGGCTACAAGGGCAAGCAGGTGCGCGACAACATCCACTCCCACGACCTGGTGAACATGTTCTGGCACTTCTACCAGGCCCCGCGCCCGGGCGGCCAGGTCTACAACGCCGGCGGGGGCCGCTTCGCCAACTGCTCGATGCAGGAGGCCATCGCCCTGTGCGAAACCATCACGGGCAACACAATGAGCTACTCGTACTCGGAGCAGAACCGCGTGGGCGACCACATCTGGTACGTCTCCGACGTGCGCCGCTTCGAGCAGCACTACCCCACCTGGCGGTTTGAGTACGGGCTGACGGCCACGCTGACGCAGATTTTCAACGAGTTGCGGGAGCGCCAGCCGGCATGA
- a CDS encoding NAD-dependent epimerase/dehydratase family protein, translating to MSVKSLLITGGAGFVGSALALRFREAYPECRIFALDNLKRRGSELNLPRLREAGIEFVHGDIRNKEDFDALPAVEAVIEASAEPSVLAGLTSAPDYLINTNLTGTVNCLNYARQHNAAFVFLSTSRIYPINQIDKIQTVEAETRFEVSPEQPIAGISPAGLAEDFPLEGYRSLYGATKLCSEYLIQEYHHFYNMRTVINRCGVLTGPWQMGKVDQGVIVLWVARHFWKQPLGYFGFGGTGKQVRDILHVDDLFDLVKYQIENLEQVNGKTLNVGGGRDISVSLQELTAICQRVTGNTVPISSQVENRQADIQLYLTDNARVTELTGWTPKRSAEQIVTDVYNWLRENEAQLKPILG from the coding sequence ATGTCTGTAAAATCCCTCCTTATCACCGGTGGCGCTGGCTTTGTGGGCTCGGCCCTGGCCCTGCGCTTCCGCGAAGCCTATCCCGAGTGCCGCATCTTCGCCCTCGACAACCTCAAACGCCGCGGCTCGGAGCTGAACTTGCCCCGCCTGCGCGAAGCCGGCATCGAGTTCGTGCACGGCGACATCCGCAACAAAGAGGATTTCGACGCCCTCCCCGCCGTCGAAGCCGTCATTGAAGCCTCGGCCGAGCCCTCGGTGCTGGCCGGCCTCACCTCGGCCCCGGATTACCTGATTAACACCAACCTGACGGGCACGGTGAACTGCCTGAACTACGCCCGCCAGCACAACGCGGCGTTCGTGTTCCTGTCCACGAGCCGGATTTACCCGATTAACCAAATCGACAAAATCCAGACCGTGGAAGCCGAAACCCGCTTCGAGGTGAGCCCCGAGCAGCCCATTGCCGGCATCTCGCCCGCGGGCCTGGCCGAAGATTTTCCCTTGGAGGGCTACCGCTCGCTCTACGGCGCCACCAAGCTGTGCTCGGAGTACCTGATTCAGGAATACCACCACTTCTACAACATGCGCACGGTGATAAACCGCTGCGGCGTGCTCACCGGCCCTTGGCAGATGGGCAAGGTCGACCAGGGCGTGATTGTGCTGTGGGTGGCCCGCCACTTCTGGAAGCAGCCGCTGGGCTATTTCGGCTTCGGCGGCACCGGCAAGCAGGTGCGCGACATCCTGCACGTCGACGACTTGTTCGACCTGGTGAAATACCAAATTGAGAACCTGGAGCAGGTGAATGGCAAAACTCTGAACGTGGGCGGCGGCCGCGACATCAGCGTGAGTTTGCAGGAATTGACGGCCATTTGCCAACGCGTGACCGGCAATACCGTACCCATCAGCTCGCAGGTCGAAAACCGGCAGGCCGACATCCAGCTCTACCTCACCGACAACGCCCGCGTGACCGAGCTAACCGGCTGGACGCCCAAACGCTCGGCCGAGCAAATTGTAACCGACGTGTACAACTGGCTGCGCGAAAACGAAGCGCAGCTGAAACCCATCCTGGGCTAA
- a CDS encoding RNA polymerase sigma factor: MEAAVAYVDINAPLVERCRLNDRQAQAEIYRRYAKAMFNAALRITGDYAEAEDVLQESFLSAFRELSSYKGDSSFGAWLKRIVVNKSINCLRQRRLALVPLGEQHHDEPAESAGPSHEEEADVSYRADVLRRCIQELPDGYRVVLSLYLLEGYDHLEIAGILGISESTSKSQYSRARVRLRELAAQRGLS; this comes from the coding sequence ATGGAAGCCGCCGTTGCCTACGTTGACATCAATGCTCCGCTGGTGGAGCGCTGCCGCCTGAACGACCGCCAGGCCCAGGCCGAAATTTACCGGCGCTACGCCAAGGCCATGTTCAACGCGGCCCTGCGCATCACCGGCGACTACGCCGAGGCTGAAGACGTGCTGCAGGAGTCGTTCCTGAGCGCCTTCCGGGAGCTGAGCAGCTACAAGGGCGACTCATCGTTCGGAGCGTGGCTGAAGCGCATTGTGGTCAACAAAAGCATCAACTGCCTGCGGCAGCGGCGCCTGGCCCTGGTGCCCCTGGGCGAGCAGCACCACGACGAGCCCGCCGAAAGCGCCGGCCCCTCGCACGAGGAAGAAGCCGACGTGAGCTACCGCGCCGACGTGCTGCGCCGCTGCATTCAGGAGCTGCCCGACGGCTACCGCGTGGTGCTGAGCCTGTACCTGCTCGAAGGCTACGACCACCTCGAAATTGCTGGCATTCTGGGCATTTCCGAGTCTACTTCCAAGTCGCAGTATAGCCGGGCCCGGGTGCGACTGCGCGAGCTGGCCGCCCAGCGCGGCTTGAGCTAA
- a CDS encoding PPC domain-containing DNA-binding protein encodes MHFFRFIFLCLLASPAAAQVAPAVPHAAHTSTPKAHALRLRPGDDLRQSLTAYAQAHHIRAGAMVTCVGSLTVATLRLANQEGPTVYRGHIEIVSLVGTLSTNGSHLHLAVSDSTGRTIGGHLLDGCRVYTTAEIVLNELPELEFRRETDPTFGYQELVVRPTVELKKEPILEPAKKSRAQPKK; translated from the coding sequence ATGCATTTCTTTCGTTTCATCTTTCTGTGCCTGCTGGCCAGCCCCGCCGCGGCCCAAGTTGCTCCTGCCGTGCCCCACGCCGCTCACACTTCCACGCCCAAAGCCCACGCGCTGCGCCTGCGGCCCGGCGACGACCTGCGCCAGTCCCTGACGGCGTATGCGCAGGCGCACCACATCCGGGCGGGTGCCATGGTGACGTGCGTGGGCAGCCTCACGGTGGCCACGCTGCGGCTGGCCAACCAGGAGGGCCCCACCGTGTACCGCGGCCATATCGAGATTGTGTCGTTGGTGGGCACGCTTTCTACCAACGGCTCGCACTTGCACCTGGCCGTTTCCGACAGTACGGGGCGCACCATCGGCGGGCATTTGCTGGACGGGTGCCGCGTGTACACCACCGCCGAAATTGTGCTGAACGAGTTGCCCGAGCTGGAATTTCGGCGTGAAACCGACCCTACGTTTGGCTACCAGGAACTGGTGGTGCGGCCTACGGTCGAGCTTAAAAAGGAGCCGATTTTGGAGCCCGCGAAAAAAAGCCGGGCCCAGCCAAAAAAATGA